Below is a genomic region from Spirosoma radiotolerans.
GATACCGCCGGTTGCCAGGCGGCTCACACGGCGATCATTACGGCTACGGCTGATGCAGCCCCCACCATTCGTGGTGTCCAAACAACACCACCGGGCTGCGCCAGCGCCACGGGTGAAGTAAGCGTTGTGGCCGTGGGTGGCAGCGGTCCGTTAACATATTCGATCGATAACGGCGGTACTTTTCAGTCCAGCCCGGTTTTTTCCAAACTAGCCGGGGGAGGCTATACAGTGCGAGTGCGCGATGCGAATGGGTGTGAAGTGGATAAGGCCGTCACCCTACCAATAGGCAATACATTAGACGTAAACAGCCTGATTAGTGTGCCTACCACCTGTGGGCAGGCCAATGGGCAAGTGTCCATAACAACGTCGGGCGGCCGAAAGCCTGTACTATATAGTATAGACAATCGTCCATTTCAGGCTACTGCGCTATTCACAAATCTGCCAGCAGGTACTTATTCCCTGTTGGCTAAAGACAGTGTGGGCTGCACCGTGAGCCAGTCTGTAACCGTAGCCGCCAGCACAGGCCCCCAACCCGGTGCTATTCAAACGACCGCTTCAACCTGTGGAGAGCAGAATGGCGCTATCCGGATAGCGCCGGGTGCATCAACCGCAAACCTGATGTTTTCCCTTGATGGGCAACCATTCCAGAAAAACAGCGATTTTAACGGACTAAAAGCAGGCACGTATTCGCTTATTGTAAGGGACGACAACAGTTGTGTGATTAGCCGATCTATCCAGATTGTGCTCGATTGTGCCAGTGTCCTTCACCTGCCAACGGCTTTTTCGCCCAATCATGACTCAATGAACGATGCCCTGACCGTTTATTTTTCGTTTCCATCCATTACCGTCACCACCTTCATTGTTTATGACCGTTGGGGTACAGTCCTGTATAATCGTGCTAATTTTGCAATCTCCAGTGGAGAGCCGCTCTGGGATGGTCAACTAAATGGGCAGGCAGTGCCGGCCGGTATGTATGCGTACCGGCTCGATTGCCAGTTTCCGGATGGAACCCCCATGACATATCGCCAGTCGGTAGCCCTTTTATACTGATTGTTTATGAAATTTCTGATTGTTGGTCTGGGCAACATTGGCCCTGAATACGCCCTTACCCGGCACAACGCTGGTTTTATGGTGCTCGACCGGCTGGCGGCACAGCACGATTTTAGCTTCACGATGACCCGGCTGGCTTACACGGCCAAGTGGCAACACAAAGGCAAGCAATTATTTTTCGTCAAACCCACCACGTTTATGAACCTCAGCGGAAAGGCCGTGCTGTATTATATGAAGCAGGAGAATATTCCGGTTGAGAATGTGCTGATTATCACGGACGATAAAGATTTGCCGTTTGGCAAACTGCGGCTAAAGCCTAAAGGATCGCCGGGCGGACACAATGGCCTGCGGAACATTGACGAGTTACTGGGTACGCAGGAATACGCCCGACTTCGGGTAGGAATTGGCAATAATTTCTCGAAAGGACGGCAGGTTGATTTTGTGTTAGGAGCGTTTCCGGAAGATGAATTGATCCAATTACCCGATTATTTGGACCGCGCTGGGAGTGCTGCACTCGCTTTTTGTACTATGGGAATACAAATGGCCATGAATAATTACAACCAATGATATAACTATTTAAAGAAAATTGCATTTTTCTTAAATAGTATAAACTCATACTCTTTTATCTTAATATTAAAATTTTATTTGGTTTGTTTTGATTTTGTTTTAGCAGTTGACGATTAAAGTCAATAATGCGGCATAAAGTTCGGAAGAAAATTTTGTAGAGGACATAACGGGCGTTTGCACTTTCAAACTTTCTATAGACCTTTGTGCGTTATCTAATCGAAAACAAAATAGAACAAAACAATGAAATCGCGTGTTATCTTTGCATCAGTAGTTCTTGGATTAGGATTAGTGATTACTCAGGCAAACGCGGCTACCACCACCAACACTGATGATAGCCCGGCAGCCACCAAGCCGGCAAGTGCTATGCTTGTCAATGGTTCACAAGTGCAGTTTGCTGCATACATTGGACAAAACGTTGGCAAGTTTGCGCAAACTACCAATTGGACAAACTTTATGAGCGTTGTCACTTTGTACAACCAAAGCCCAGCGGCCGTTCTGAACATCAGTCCTGCCGACCGCGCTAAGTTCAACGAAGCAGCCGCTCAAGTAACGAATACACTGGCCAAGCAAAAAGATGCGAACGCCAGTCTGTGGATGCACCAGGCCGATCACACAACACGCATGATTAATTTCCTTTGGAATGCCAATCAATCTGCTGTTGAAGCCATTGACATTCAGTAAGATAAACCAACCCTTGATTTCTCGGGGATTTGGAACAGAAAAGAGTAAAAGTTAGTTTTTCATGTAGAAAAGGTTAAGGGTTTAGGAATAGTCAGTATAAGGTTCTCCGCTTCGATCGGGGAACCTTATCTTTTTTTAGGGCAATTATGTTGGTTAATCGGCAGGCTGTTGTTCCTCCGCTTTGGGCACAATTACCTGCAATGCTCCAGGCCGGATAACGGCTTTCAGATTAGTAATACGCCCCCTATATTCGCCATCGACCTGAAAGTAGGCCCGTCTGTGGGTTTCGATCTCCACCGAAGTCGCTGGATAGATCTCTATTTTTTTAGGATCGAAGGGTCGATACCGCCAGAAAAGTTTGATAATTTCCCAAAATGATAATTGGCGGAAAATAACTACCTCAAAGCGCCCGTCGAAAGGATCACCATCGGGGTTGATAACGGCTCCGGTGCCATACATCCGCGCGTTGGCCAGCACCACCATAAAGGCCGCCCGCTGAACACACTCCTCGCCAACCGTGATGGATACCCGAAGCAATCGCCGTTTTTGTAGCACTCTGATAACCCCCCGGAGGTAACCCAGCTTACCACGCAGGTTGTTTTTTTCGTAATAGCGAACGAGTTGGGCATTCAGACCAATATCGCTCAAGTGCAGGCAGATGTCGTTTTCGTTGACCGTAATAATGTCGGTGGCCTTAGGCATACCGTCGATTAGCAGGCTGAGGCTGCCCTTGATATCGGGTGGAATGCCTAATTCGCGGGCCATTCCATTGGCCGATCCTGCCGGTAATACGCCCAGCGGTATATCGCTGCCCAGCAGAACAGTCGCTACGATTTTTAGGGTGCCGTCTCCCCCAACGGCTACTACACAGTCGGGTTTATGCTGATCAATCTGCTGGCGAATGGTAGTCTCGTCTGTTTTCCCGTCGAGATGAAACTGGTGGCAGGTGTGGGGTAAGTCGGCAAAGAAATCCGTGATGCCCTCTTCCCAGACTGTTTTGTCCGTTCCTCCCGATACCGGGTTAATGGCAAATAAAAATGTCAACTTCTAGGTTAATTTAAGGTTATAAAAGGGCGGCTATTGCTTGAACGTTATGGACACTGTGCAATTCCCTTTTGGGTATAAACAAAAAATAAGCCTAAAGGGTAGATTAAAACACTATTTATTAACATTGCTCCGGGTCACAGACCAACCGGTCGTTAAAGTGTACAGAGGTTTCGGGAACGATAAACACCTCACCGTCTACGGCCATGTCTTCCGGCGAAGCGCAATGCCGCGCCAAAAATACCGGGACATTGACTTCATTAATCTTTTGGCTGTATTGCGGTTGTTTTTGGTGCGTCCTTATCCGAATACCTTAGTTCGGCTATACGTAGAAGACCAGACCGTACAGGTTATATCGGACGCCGACGGGTGTTTTCAAGCCGACATACCACTGCCAGTGCCACTGCCCCCTGGCTGGCATTCCGTTCGGGCGCAACTCATTTCCCAAACGTTGACGCCCGAAACCGTACTCGCCGAGGGTGAGGGGCAGGTTTTATTACCGCATCCATCCCAATTCATGTGCATTTCTGACATTGATGATACCTTCCTGGTTTCGCATTCGGCCACAATAGCGAAACGGTTGCTGGTACTATTGACCGAAAATGCTCATAGTCGAATGCCGTTCGAAGGCGTGGTGGCTCATTATCAACTGCTTGCCGGAGCGAATAATGGTTTGCATGCGTCGAACCCGTTTTTTTATGTGTCGAGCAGCGAATGGAATTTATACGACTACATTCTGGAGTTTTCACAGAAAAATGGTCTGCCCGAAGGTGTCTATCGCCTGAGTCCGCTCAAACGATTGTCGCAGGTACTAAAAACAGGGAAGGGAAAGCACCATACAAAGTTTGATCGAATTGCGCAGATTCTGGAAACCTATCCCGACCAACAGTTTGTATTACTTGGCGACGATTCGCAGCAGGATCCGATTATTTATGAGTCTGTTGTTCAGCGTTATACGCAGCAAATACGCTGTGTTTATATCCGTCAGATTCATGCGAAGCACAAAGGCCGAACGATAGCGTTGATGGCCCGTATCGAGGCAAAGGGAGTAGCTTCGTGTTACTTTGCTCATAGTGCCGACGCCCGGCAACATTCCCTCAAAATTGGTCTTATAGACCGTTAACGTATTAATTACATACGTGCCCTGGTAGTCATAAAGTCAAGCTTACAAGTATAGTGTTAATGCAACAACTGCTTGCAGGTATACTGCGTCTTTTGTAAAATATATGACATATGATGTATTTGTTTGTAATATGTGTATATTCAACTGGTAAATCATCGTATCCTTCAATACTTATCCATAGTATATAATAAGCTTTTGTTGTATATAATATGTTTTCTTATATTATTACATAGTAAATTGGAGTTATATATAAGTTCGCATACATGAAGTAGTTCGCCGGTTTTAGTTTTGTTACTTAAGTTCTTGACTTTACTCTGCGGGTACTCCATCGAATGTGTAAACGTAGAAAAAACAATTATCAGCAAGTGCCAGAGCACTTTTGCCCAAATCTATTTCTTTATCCATAGCTTGATTAGTGTTTCACTAGTAAATTCTACTGTCTATGAATGTGGATCAGTTCAATCGGTTAACCATCTCCGAACAGGTAGTTCTTATTCCCCTCAAAGGCCGCTTTGTTGCTGAACGGCAATTCAAAAATCAACTAGTTAAACTGTATCATTGGGGTAATATCTTTCTGGAAATTTACTACCGGTGGCCGGCTTCACGACGTAAAGGAGCCAACTGGGAACCCTTTCGGGTAAATAGCTTTGCCGACAGGACGGGTTGCTCGGGCCAATTGTTGCCTTATGTAGATCATATCAATCTGGAGAATATAAGGCCTTGAGTAAGCTACTTCATTCTGTATTTGTATTGACTGTACTTTCCAGGCTGAGTTCGAACTCAGCCTGGAGGATTAATGGTGCTAAATCAGCGTGATTTGGCATATTGGCTTCGGCTATCCAATGGAATCCGGCACGGGGTTAGTTATTGACAGACGTATAGCGAAATATGTCGCAAATTCCCCCTTTAATTGCCTGTATCAGCCCCCTGCAACGTCTACAGACCGTAGTAAATTTGTAAAGCCATACGCCGTCCGATCCTGACCTACCTGTCTTTGTGGGCACGATCACGGTTGGAAAGCGAGGCATGTTAAGGAGTTATTGCACCTCGACAGTTGGCGATCAAACTACCATCAAAGGCCATGAAAAAAACAAAAATTGTCTATTGGGTACTTACGGGTCTTTTTGCCTTTGCCATGTTAGGTTCAGCCATTCCCGATATTATGGTGGCTCCAATGGCTGTGCAGGGATTTAAAGAAATTGGCTATCCGGCTTATTTGGTTCCATTTCTGGGCGTTGCTAAGCTTCTGGGCGTCATTGCCTTACTCGTTCCGGGTTTTCCGCGCGTTAAGGAATGGGCGTATGCTGGTCTGTTTTTCGATTTGCTGGGTGCTGCCTATTCCGTTTATAGTATCGGCAAACCACTCACCGACTGGATACCGATGTTAGTTTTATTACTGATTGGGGCTGGCTCGTATAGGTTCTACCACAAAAAGAATCAACTACAGCCTGTGTCTGCTATCTGAGTGGTTAGCTAGACCATTTTTCGAATGGCCCAAAGTCCCAGAAGCGGACCCGGAAGCAACATATAAAACAGCCAGCCAGACATACCGGCATGGGTCACTAACCAAGACATGAGTTGAATTGAGATCACGGTTAGCAGAAAGCCAACACAGGTAACAAGGGTTAGAATGCTTCCTCGATTCTCGACTGTGGTATGGCTGGCAACCAGCGTTGAAAACTGAGGAGAGTCACCAGCCGCAGCCGCTCCCCATACCAGCAAGAATAAGCCAAGCGCCGAGGGGGTTAATGACAACGCCCACGGCGTCAGAACAATGCAAACGCCCGACGTAAGTAATAAATACCGGGCTACCCGCGCACTGCCAATGCGTGACGCCAGAAACCCGCCAGCTCCGCATCCTACAGCACCCGCAGCTATAGCGCCAAATGCCCATAACGAATTCGTTAGCTCTACTTCAGGATGTTGCTGTCGGTAGTAACTAATTAGAGCTGGCAAATAAGCCCACAGCGTGTATAGCTCCCACATGTGCCCAAAATACCCCAGCATAGCTGGTCGGAAGGAGGAAGGTTGTCCCAGTACGAGCAGTGTTTGAAATCGAAAAAAAATTCCACCACTACGCACGGGACTGGCAGGTACTGTTAACCCCATCAAAATGCCACCACTTATGGCTAATAAACTTACCGACAGCGTTACTGCACGATACGGTAAATGCGTGCCTAATTCCTGTAGCAAATAAGGAAAGGCAGTTCCAAGCACCAATGCGCCAACCAGAAAGCCCATCGCCTGTCCCAACCCGGCTTTAAATCGCTCGGCAGCAATCTTCATCCCAACGGGATAAACACCCGCCAGAAAGAAACCCGTCAGGAATCGGCTAATCAGGATCGTTTCCGCTTTTATCGGGAAAAACAGCCAGACTAAGTTAACTAGCGCGGCAAGAATCACAGACGTTAGAAAAACAGAGGTAGAACGAAGGCGGTCCGGGATAGCCAGGAGTGCATAAACCAGCGTGCCAGTGATAAAGCCAATTTGAACGGATGAGGTAATCCAGCTAGTAAGTCCGGTTGTCTTCAGCCAGGGTTGAAGTTCAGGTAAAACGGCATTACCGGCAAACCAGAGTGATGTACCGGCAAATTGAGCAAAGATAATAACCAGTAATTGGCCATGCAGGCGCGGAGAAGGGGGCATGCCCAAAGATAAGTAGTGAAACTGGTCCGACTGGTGTTGTTTTTCTATGCGGCCTGGTTGACAGAATAGTAAACCAGTTCCGATAGTCATTTACAGTCATTCAACTCTTTCATTATCAATTCAATCAGCCGGTACAACGGTCCATATAATCGGGTTAATGAACTTCTCCATAAAGCAGAAAAGACCAGCGTTCGCGCTGGTCTTTTCTGCTTTATGGAGAACACAGGAACACTGAGCTCCACCCCGATATTCTCAAGCCTTTACTTGATCTTCGCGCCCAGATACTCCCGGTTCAGTCGGGTTATATTTTCCAGTGATACCGAAGCGGGGCACTCGACAGCGCAGGCACCTGTAAACGAACAAGCGCCAAATCCTTCGGAATCCATTTGAGCAACCATGCGTTCAGCCCGCTGCCGACGTTCGGCCTGACCCTGCGGAAGCAACGCAAAACGCGATACCTGAGCGCCTACAAACAACATAGCCGATGCATTCTTGCAGGAAGCTACGCAGGCTCCACAGGCAATACATGCGGCTGCATCCATGGTCGTCTCCTGAATGTCGCGGGAAACCAGAATTTCATTGGCTTCAGGTGCCGATCCCGTATTGACCGAGATATAGCCCCCGGCCTGCACGATCCGGTCAAAGGCCGATCGGTCGGTCGATAAGTCCTTGACAATAGGAAATCCCCGCGCCCGCCAGGGTTCAACCACAATGGTGTCGCCATCATTGAAGCTTCGCATGTACAATTGACAGACAGCCGCTCCCGTTTGGGGACCGTGTGGCCGCCCATTAACGTACATAGCGCAGGAGCCACAGATGCCCTCGCGGCAGTCGTGATCGAAGGCAATTATCTGTTCCCCTTTGTGCGTCAACTGGCCGTTGAGGATATCGAACATTTCCAGAAAAGACATATCCGGGTCAATGTCGGCCATTTTGTATTCTACTAATTTACCGGGTGTGCTGGCATTCTTCTGCCGCCAGATTTTTAGCGTGACATTCATGCGATTGATAAGCGACTAATAGTTATACCTTTCCTTTATAATCCCAATGATCTTTAACGACAACTCCATTAGCGTCTTTAAGTAGTCGGCGGGAGAACTGATCCCCTTTTATAATGCCTCGCTCGTCGGCGTTGCCGATAAACAGAAGGATTGGGTTGCCTTCTTCATCGGTCTTTGTCGCTACGTCGTATCGGCCAAACCTGAAGGCGATCATCCGGGATGGTTCGTACTTTTTGTTCAGATGCTTGAGCAGCCGTTCGCCTATTTTCATGAGGTATGGATTTATGCCTGGCTGTAGGAACAAATTAGACTAACCCCGTTGCCGTTTATGTGTATACCCCACAGTCGGCTTCTTTTTGCGACTCAGTAAGGCTATCACGGCTGTGGTAACAGCCACACCAACCAGCACATTCTGTACGAGGCCTTTACGGTTGTATTTCCAGTCCGCTTTCCAGCCCTTTTCGGCAAAAATGTTAGGAATATGCCCTTGCTTCAGGTCATCCACGATTCCCTCCACCACGTTGATTCGGTCGGCGAGGAGCAACGGGAGCCAGTGGCCGTATTCAGACTCACTGAAGGTAAACGCGTACCGGCGCAGTGCCCCGCTCAGCCCAGAAGGGGGCGAGGATGTACCAAAAACAGCCGTTAACGTGGGGCGTTCGTTGGAGTGAAGCACTTCTACCGTCGCTGGCTGTAGCGGTGGTCGTTCCCAGTTCAACCGCTCGTGGTCATCGCCGGTATAGTGTTTCATGGGGTAGGTCGGCTCGTTGTTCGGGTCGGCATCGATTCCCCAGCCATTTATGTGCGAATAATCGCCTGTTGTTTGTTCAACTATCGGAGTTGGTTCCATAATGCGTTTCTTATTGTCTGGCGGAGGGGGGAATCAGAATCGGTTTGATGCAGTTGTCCAGTTTGGCCGAAAAAATGTGGTACGCGTCAGCTACTTCTTCCAGAGGGACCCGATGCGTAATGATTTCTTTCGGATTTAAACGCCCTGCCTGAATATGGTCGATGAGCCTGGGTAACAGGCGTTTTACCGAAGCCTGGTTGGCCCGAATCGTGATGCCTTTGTTAACGACATTGCCAATAGGCACCAGGTTATCCGTAGGTCCATAGACACCTACAATGGAGACAATACCGCCTTTTTTGACGGAATTGATGGCCCAGTGGAGCGCCGTAGCCGACCCCGCCTGAAGCAATAATTTCTTGCCGGTAATGGTTTGAAGCGCGCTGCCAGATGCATCACCCCCAACGGCGTCGATGCATACATCAGCTCCAAACCAGTCGGTGGTTTGTTTGATAAACAGAACCGGATCTTTCATCGACCGAAAGTTATATGCTTCGCACTGAGCGTACTTGCGAACGAAGTCAAGCCGGTATTCGAGGTGGTCGATAACGATGACACGTCCCGCGCCAAATAGCCAGGCGCATTTGGCCGCCAGAATGCCCACAGGACCAGCGCCGAAAACGACTACCGTATCGCCTTGTTTGATTCCGCCCATTTCGGCCGCCTGATAGCCCGTTGGTACCACGTCGGTTAACAGAACCGCATCATCATGGTCCATCCAGTCGGGAATAACCGTTGGCCCTACATCGGCATACGGCACCCGAACAAATTCAGCTTGTCCGCCGTCATAGCCACCGGCCGTGTGTGAGTAACCAAATATGCCCCCTACGGCCGTCGCTTCTGGGTTCGATTCATGGCAATTGCCAAAGAGCCCTTGCTTACAGAAGGCACATTTTCCGCAGGCGACGTTGAAGGGCACGATGACGTTGTCGCCGATTTTCAGGTTCTGGACATCTGAACCGATCTCTTCAACGACCCCAATAAATTCGTGGCCGAAGGTCATGCCTACCCGAGTGTCCGGAACCAGGCCGTGATAGAGGTGTAAATCTGACCCGCAAATACACGAGCGGGTTACTCGAACAATGGCATCGCTGGGGTGTAAAATTTCAGGAATGGGTTTTTGAGCGGCCCGTACTCGAAACGGACCTCTATAGTTCATGGCTAGCATATAGCAAGTTTTTTATGTTGAATGACTCTTATACCTATTGGTTTCCGGAGCCTCCTGATGATGTGCCGCCCGTTTTACTGCCTTGTTTGGTGCTGCTCTGGCCCGCGTTTTTGCCACCTGATTTACTGCCTGTCATGCTCTTTCCCTTGGGCGAAGGAGATGACCCCGAGTTTGCTGATACACTAGCTGATGCAGAGCCTGTGCCTTTGGAGCTTGCCTTTTGTTCGGCGTCTTTGTTATACGGAACGCCCCGGCCCATTGTCTGGCTCGTGTTGGCCTGACGGGCGTTGTTCTGGAGGGATGAATTCTGGGTTCCTTTATTACTTCCTTTGTTATTACTGCCTGTGTTTCCACCTGCCTGAGCCCATACGCTCAGTGGCCCTACCAGTAGTGCCATGGTGAATACAATGCCTACCTTTTTCATACCATCTGTTGGTTTAAGAACGTGAAAGCCACGTTTTCTTAAAACCATTCGGTTCAGGTCAGGGTATAGTAAAGGAAGACAGAAGTAAGGTAACGGTCTTTGCTTAACTGGTAACTCAACTGGCCTATTTGGGCGTATAGGTAAGCTGAACGACGACGCCCTGACTACCGTCCTGGTTAGATCGGCGCCAGCCCAGAGCAAGGGGGAGGTGCTTCTGTAGATAGACCTCCACGCCGAGCACCAACTGGCCGTATTCATGGGTGCCGGTGGCCCAGTCACCCAGGAGGTGAACTTTCTCGTACCAGACACCGGCATCAATGCCCAGGTGCATCCCAACCGTTGAGCCTTCAGCCAGGTAGCGTTTATTCCCGGCATAGGCCCCAATAACGGCCTGGTAGTGCTCATCGTCGAGGCTGGCGCCCAGATTCGCGTAGCCCCAGCCCACCCAGGCGCTGCTATTCATTGTCGGAAATAAATTGAGACCCGTTTGCCCACCGAGGCCCAAGTGCAGGGTTTCGGTCAGATCAATTGTTCGTTGGGCGTTGATCAGTAATAAAGGTCCGTAGGGCATCTCCAGCGTCGTATCATTGCGCTGCCAGCTACGCTGTTGGGGCGAATAGTCGAGGTTATAAATATTCAGCCCGACTTCCCAATTGTGCCCCAGGCCATAATCGACCGTTGTCGACGACCGGATCTGCTCTCCGTTGATGTCGAGTTGCTGCTGGGCCAGGATTTTGCGGATTGGCGTGATGTCTGATGAAGGTACGCTGAAGATGGTTTGTTGCGCGAGGACCGTCAGAGTCCAGCTTACGCATACCCATAGAAGAAAAAGTTTTTTCATGTTGAGATAAAAATGGACATGTTACTATTCACCCGTTTCTGAATTCGGGGCGTCGACAGGTTTGGATTCGGGCGAACCTTTTTGCCGCAGAAAAATAGACAGCACGACAATAGACAGTACCGATAAGAATTCGCTTTGCCAGTTTTGCAGCGACTGAAACCAGAATTCACTGGTACCCAGAAACTGCCAGAGCGACAGGTGCTCGGGTTTGCCCATCAGTACCTGTTCTGCATTGTACTGCTTGACGCCACCAATGGCATGCAGGAAAAAAGACAGGCCAAAGAGAAGAAAAAAGGCAAGGCTGAGCGAATTCTTGTACAGAGTCAGTACCCAGCCGCCCTTCCGAACGGGCCACGGAGCGCCTTTCCGTGTGGGCGAAGGCTCCCGATCAACCTCTTCATCTTTATCCAGGCTTTTGGACTCAGACGAGCCCTTTTGACGAAGAGAAACGGTCAGAAGCACATATAATCCCATTTGTAGAAACTCACTCTCCCAGTTTTCGAAAACAGCTTCAATGCAGTGGCCGCTGGACAGGTAAGCACCGAACGTAAGGGGAGCTCGCCCGTAATCACTCAGTTCATTGTTAAACTCGTGCCAGCCCACAACGAGTTGGCCCGACAAGGTCAAAAGGGTAATAACGAGCAGAAGTATGGAAAGGCCATTTTCATACAGAAACTTTTTCATGCGTATAAAGGGTATGAATGGATACGGGTGTCGTGCTGTCGAGAAATTACGTCGACCAATCAGCTTAACTGAATCCCTTCCCCTTTGTTTTTACCCGGTTTTCAGGCAATGGCTCGGTTTTTTTAAACCTGCTTCTACAACGAAGCCCCGAGTGTTCGGGGCTTCGTTACTGATAAACAACTGAAGAAAACCGGTGGTAATCCGTTACCCTTTAGCTACTTCGTGGAGCGACTCGGCACCTACTAATTTTTTATAAAGAGTCAGGGCCTGAGCGACTACCTGGTCCATATTGTAATACCGGTACGTACCCAGTCGGCCTACAAAGTGAACACCGGTTTGCTCGTCGGCCAGCTCCTTATACTGACGATACAAGGCAGCATTTTCGGGGCGGGGGACCGGATAATACGGATCACCTTCGTCTTGTGGATACTCAAACGTAAGGCTGGTTTTCGGGTGTTCCTGCCCGGTTAATTTCTTATACTCGGTGATGCGGGTATAGGCATGGTCATTTGGATAGTTGACTACCGAAACGGGCTGATAATCAGGGGTGTCGAGCGTCTGGTGGTCGAACCGGAGTGACCGGTACGGAAGCTTACCAAAGCAGAAGTCGAAATACTCATCAACCGGCCCGGTATAAATCAGCTCATCGAACGACAATTGATCTTTTACCTCCTTAAAGTCGGTGCTCAGCATCTGGTGGATATTTGGATGATCGACCATCTTTTCGAACATCTTGGTGTATCCGTGGAGCGGCATGTACTGAAACTCATCCGTAAAATAGCGGTCATCCTGGTTAGTCCGAGTCGGGATCCGGGAGGTTACCATCTTGTCGAGTTCCGACGGATCAACGCCCCACTGCTTGCGCGTATAGCCCCGGAAAAATTTCTCGTATAGATCACGACCGACCTGGCTGACAACAACATCTTCGGATGTTCGAATCTCATCGACCTGTTCGCCAACGGTTTTAAAGTACTCGGCCAGTTCTTCCGACGTGAAGTTATAACCGTATAATTTATTAACGGTATCGAGGTTAATGGGAATGGGCAGCAGTTTCCCATCGACCGATGCCAGCACCCGGTGTTCGTAAGGACGCCATTCGGTAAACTGCGACAGGTACGAAAATACGTCGGGCGAGTTTGTGTGGAAGATGTGCGGGCCGTAAAGGTGAATCAGAATGCCGTCTTCGTTGGGACAGTCATAGGCGTTGCCGCCAATATGATGGCGTTTGTCGATAAGTAGAACTGTTTTTCCGGCCTGA
It encodes:
- a CDS encoding zinc-dependent alcohol dehydrogenase translates to MLAMNYRGPFRVRAAQKPIPEILHPSDAIVRVTRSCICGSDLHLYHGLVPDTRVGMTFGHEFIGVVEEIGSDVQNLKIGDNVIVPFNVACGKCAFCKQGLFGNCHESNPEATAVGGIFGYSHTAGGYDGGQAEFVRVPYADVGPTVIPDWMDHDDAVLLTDVVPTGYQAAEMGGIKQGDTVVVFGAGPVGILAAKCAWLFGAGRVIVIDHLEYRLDFVRKYAQCEAYNFRSMKDPVLFIKQTTDWFGADVCIDAVGGDASGSALQTITGKKLLLQAGSATALHWAINSVKKGGIVSIVGVYGPTDNLVPIGNVVNKGITIRANQASVKRLLPRLIDHIQAGRLNPKEIITHRVPLEEVADAYHIFSAKLDNCIKPILIPPSARQ
- the glf gene encoding UDP-galactopyranose mutase, with translation MHYDYAIVGAGFAGSVLAERLASQAGKTVLLIDKRHHIGGNAYDCPNEDGILIHLYGPHIFHTNSPDVFSYLSQFTEWRPYEHRVLASVDGKLLPIPINLDTVNKLYGYNFTSEELAEYFKTVGEQVDEIRTSEDVVVSQVGRDLYEKFFRGYTRKQWGVDPSELDKMVTSRIPTRTNQDDRYFTDEFQYMPLHGYTKMFEKMVDHPNIHQMLSTDFKEVKDQLSFDELIYTGPVDEYFDFCFGKLPYRSLRFDHQTLDTPDYQPVSVVNYPNDHAYTRITEYKKLTGQEHPKTSLTFEYPQDEGDPYYPVPRPENAALYRQYKELADEQTGVHFVGRLGTYRYYNMDQVVAQALTLYKKLVGAESLHEVAKG
- a CDS encoding DUF6766 family protein, with the protein product MKKFLYENGLSILLLVITLLTLSGQLVVGWHEFNNELSDYGRAPLTFGAYLSSGHCIEAVFENWESEFLQMGLYVLLTVSLRQKGSSESKSLDKDEEVDREPSPTRKGAPWPVRKGGWVLTLYKNSLSLAFFLLFGLSFFLHAIGGVKQYNAEQVLMGKPEHLSLWQFLGTSEFWFQSLQNWQSEFLSVLSIVVLSIFLRQKGSPESKPVDAPNSETGE